The Medicago truncatula cultivar Jemalong A17 chromosome 4, MtrunA17r5.0-ANR, whole genome shotgun sequence genome includes a region encoding these proteins:
- the LOC112420839 gene encoding uncharacterized protein has translation MAEPNSPKNNVDDTSSASVQSTTAVKTTTHSAFTINNVKTIILVTLDNDSNLYLSWSALFLVQARVHNLLDHIIPPSDEKFIRTADDLKANDSDLWNRLDAVVLQWMYATITQDILNSIIVINDTAEACWNHIAAMFNDNKHSRVVQLENQFSNTNLEDFPSTKAYCNCLKLLSDQLANVDSLVSNTRLQHDPLPTFVAAKSRLDLEESTILQRAARDSSTSTPAALVANTTTPLTDVSPPSHSMRNGHNRNNSRGRGKKNNRNNNGGRNMEEVVMESKHLGNNNEHHGNSGQLNGTCHHVLNPFTIGTGLTILYQKDQFLGQNHKLPSM, from the exons ATGGCTGAACCTAATTCCCCCAAAAATAATGTTGATGACACTTCATCAGCATCCGTCCAATCTACTACGGCGGTGAAAACCACCACTCATTCCGCTTTCACCATTAACAATGTCAAAACCATCATTCTGGTGACATTGGACAATGATTCCAACCTTTATCTTTCTTGGTCTGCACTTTTTTTGGTGCAAGCTCGTGTCCACAACCTGCTCGATCATATCATCCCTCCATCTGATGAAAAATTCATCCGCACGGCAGACGATCTCAAAGCCAACGATTCTGACCTTTGGAATCGTCTTGACGCTGTTGTGTTGCAATGGATGTATGCAACCATCACACAGGACATCCTCAACTCTATCATTGTGATTAACGATACTGCCGAAGCATGTTGGAATCACATTGCTGCCATGTTCAATGACAACAAACACTCGAGGGTTGTGCAACTTGAAAACCAGTTTAGCAACACCAATCTTGAGGATTTTCCTTCCACCAAGGCTTACTGTAACTGCCTCAAACTTCTCTCTGATCAACTTGCAAATGTCGATTCTCTGGTTTCCAATACTCGCTTG CAACACGACCCTTTACCAACCTTTGTTGCAGCCAAATCCAGATTAGATCTCGAAGAATCGACTATTCTTCAACGTGCTGCTCGTGATTCTTCCACTTCAACACCAGCGGCACTTGTGGCTAACACCACCACACCACTGACTGATGTCTCTCCTCCGTCCCATTCCATGAGAAACGGGCACAATCGCAACAATTCTCGCGGTCGTGGAAAGAAAAACAACCGCAACAACAACGGTGGCCGAAATATGGAAGAGGTGGTCATGGAAAGCAAGCACCTTGGCAACAACAATGAACACCATGGCAACAGTGGGCAACTCAATGGAACATGCCACCATGTCCTTAATCCATTTACAATTGGAACCGGTCTAACAATATTGTACCAGAAGGACCAATTCTTGGGCCAAAACCACAAGCTACCCTCAATGTGA